DNA sequence from the Ischnura elegans chromosome 8, ioIscEleg1.1, whole genome shotgun sequence genome:
GATTGAATATTACATTAAGGTACATTTACAGCATATAATTATATGTGGACTTTAAGCTCTCTTAAAGGCTGATAATGTATTTTCAGAATGAACATTCGCTGGTAATAGATTCCAATAATGTCTTAGCCTAATTTACAGGAAAATGAGCTGTATAATTTTGTTAGGAAGTCTGCTCAGCTGAATCATGTGGATAACTTAGAGAGTATTGAAgtgtaattattatatttgctACAATATTATTATCGTATTCTTTTCCCAGGACGCCATCTCCTTAAACCTGAAGGATGAGAGTGAGGATGAGTTTGTGGCCGAAGATGATGAGGAAGAAGagaaggaggaaatcaccaccCCACCCAAGGTTATCCAGAAAACACCCCCTCCCAAGTCACCACCACCCAAGATGCCAACACCCAAGACTCCGACACCAAAGTCGCCTACACTCAAGTCGCCCACACCCAAGTCACCGACACACAAATCGCCGACGCGACCCATACCTCCTCCAAAGCCGCAGTCCACCCCTCCCGTACCGAAATCACCTCCCCATACCACACCAAGAACCCTGCCAAAGACCACGACAATAACACCCACCAAGCCGCCAATCCCACCGCCAGTGGAGAAGAAGGTCACATCCCCGCCAACACCCCGCCGCGTCACCCCCGAAGAGGTGGCAGCAGCTGCAGCTGCTGTGGCGGCCAGTCCACGTGCCGTTCCCGTCATATCGTCATCGCCAGCGGCAACAGTGGTGCAGCCCTCCGTCAGCATCATCCCCACATCGCCCCCGATGAGGAGGACGACACCAACCAAGGTGGAGCGAGGAGGTCGCAAAGGGGCAGTCGGAGGGCCGCAAGGGTCGATGACCATGGGGCGGAAGTTACCTCCCCCGAAGGTGAAGAAGATGCGTGGAGGGTTCAAAGCTTCTCCGCCCATTCCAAGTATTACGGTGCAGGCTGTCCCTCCGCCCAGAGGGAGAGCGGCTGTGATGGAGGACAGCGATGAAGacgaggaggagggagagagtgAGGAGGATAGCGACGAGCCAATGGATGATGGCGGAAGATCGAGGGTCGTCCTCAAAGGTTGGTACTATGTCCCATGCCTTGTCTTATTTCACTCTTATTTCTTATTGTTTTATCATGAAGTAGCAAAACCCAGCAGAAGTGTTTCCGCCTATCTATATTAATTTACCTCGCAAAACATGCATGAGATTCTAATCGATGGAGAAATTTTTATACAAACATTCTCTATAAATGACAGAATTTTAAGAAATGTTGTAGGCAGatctctgaaaatttattttgatgcgaaaacttttctgataaaattaaaaatctggtACTCCATGGGTTAACTGTAATGAGCCATGTGGAGATGatactaattaaaaaattatatatttgttgATAGCATTTCTAgtacagtaaaaaatattaagtaagtGATTTGCTTGTGTAGCCTTCAAAGTTACATCCATTCCCTTATTGACAAAATAGTAGATAGTCTATTAAACCATAATGTTAGTGCCCCTCATGGAACTTGATAAAGTGTTTGGCTTGGGGTATACAAGCGATATCCTGTCCTTTAACCAACAGTCTTACCTTGATagcccttttttattttttatttaaaatcaccaTTTTCCTCTTTCAGGGAAACTAGGAAGTGGGGGAGTTGTGTCGTTGGGTCCAGCAGCTGAGAGGGCTGGCCTTAGGGTCACCCTCGTCAATCCACCGCCCCCACGTCATGTCGGCATGCACTCATCTGGTACATCAGCCGGTGGGTCACAACAGCCGAGTGTTACAGTTCGACCATCTGGCTCATATGGTGGCGGCTCCAACTTTGGGCAGATGCCCTCCAGCTCAGGAGGCGTGATCACACGTCTCCTTCAGCAGTCGCCGCAACAACCtcaacagcaacaacagcagACAGGAGGGGCACCTGCTCCAGCATCCCCATTCTCGGCAGCTGCAGCCGCAGCCCTCAAATTCTTCCCCCAGCAGTCGCAACCAGGGCAGGGCCCACCGGTATCGGCTGCCGAGTCAGGCGGAGTTGTCAGAGGgccgcccccacctcctccctaTCAGATACCCGCTGGGGCCGTGATACGGGGCGGCCGCGTTCCACCGCCTGCATTTGGTGGCCCGAATCTTGCCTCCCCACCCCAGCAGAGGCCCCCAATCCCATCTGCGGGCCCGCAACAGTTTGGGCGCGGCGGTGGTGGGGGCGCAAGTCGTGCTCCGCTGCCCCAACAGCAACAGAGAGCTATGGGTGGGCCGATGGGGGCTGCTGGGGGTGGAATGTACAGGCCCATGGAGGCGTCAGGGCCTCCGCCCCCACAGACGGGTGGAGGCAAGGTGAGGCAGTCGGTGGCTCCGCCCCCACCTCCGCCGTACGTAGCCGGCCCGCCTCCGGTGCCCTCGAGGCCTCCTCCGTTTGCTCAGCAGGCCCCCTCGCCCCCCACCCACATGCCTCCAACATCTCGGGGGTTCCCGCCGTACGCTTCTCCCCACCACGGGCCTCCGCCCCCACAACAACCTCCCCCACAGCCCATGCCTCAGGCCTCCCCTGGCTACCCACCTTTCGTTGCCCCAGGCAACCATGCATATCCGCCCCAGCCCATGATGGAGGAGGCCCCATATCAGTACAACTCAGTGGAGGGCGGTtacccacctcctcctcccccaccaaaCGGTTCCGAAGTGGTGCACCGTGGTCCCCCATCAGACGTGCAGTCCCCCCACCAGTATGAGCCCGGTAAGGCCCCTTCGTACGAGGAAGAGGGAGAGTTTGGCGGACTTGTATCCTATTTTTCGAGTCAGAGGGAAGACGATTTGGACTCGTAGCGTGTTGGTTGTGATGCCGAAGTGTTGAACTCATAATGATCTCGGCCAGAGGAGATTGAGGGTGTGGTTGAGGCTCGCAGGAAGGGGACTTGATGTACATGGCACCGTCTGCCATCTGCTTTCCAAGATCAACTTCTTCCTATGACGGCTCATGCACTTGAATGGACAGTGAACATATTTTCAGAAGTCTCTTGTTAGGTCCTGTCATTTTTGTACTGAGGAAAAAGACATACATATGGTGCAGTGAGTTATATTGCCTACTGAATCAGGTTAACCCATTCTCATATCTCCTACTACTGGAAGTCCCAACTTATTGACGTGGCCCCATGAAATGAATtctgtttctattattttttttaaactttatacactacaaagtcatggTTCACgaatgagattaaaaaattggGTTTATGACCTCATGGGACACTAttgtatctttcttattttaaagtgGTCCCAAATTGTCTTCAGGTATTCAAGTGTCAGAGCAAGAAATTGAAAGAAGCATCAAGTGACAGGGTCTTTCAGGGTTTTCTGGAAGTTTTCGTGAACATATTGGTGAGATGGAGTCAAGTAGTCAAAGTAAGTGATGGTTTTGCATGGTGACAGTCACTGTTTTATTGTGGTGAGCATGGGCCAAGTTGTAGATGACTTCTCCACCAAACTGTCCAATCCCTTATTTCTCCGAAAGACTAGAAAACAGTCTTACTGTGCAGTTCATTTTCATCATGGTAGTTTTTTGTTATGATGATAGTTTGATGTTGAGGAAGGGAAACTGTGAAAATCGGTATTAAATGAAAGAGGCAGCTCTTACGCAGTCTAGCTCTTGAGCTGACCAGTAATTATCCTGTGCAAATATgtgaaacatatatatatatatatattcatctactcgcaaaatattttcattttgttattttttaaataagtatattgtcatagtaattttattattttatgaatgaaaaactgtCAACTGTCATTTGTGTAAAATTGATGTTTATAAAAAGGGAGAAGTTTTATATGTCGGTTTTGTACATACGTTGTAAATATTGATTGTGTAAAGCAACATTGTTTGGGACTAAGATAAAAAAAGGCTGTATGAAATGAGTATGATTTAGGGAAGAAGCGGGACAAGAAATTTTAAGTCGGAAGCAGTCTGAAGCACGGAAGTATTTCccaatcaaagaaaaagaaaaaaatgtgaaaacgaTAATGAAACAGACCGTAAGAGAGAGATAGTATATGAATTAACTGATGTTAGcacaaatgaataattataatagcGTGTAGTATTTGAAGTATGGATTTGTGGCGTGTGAGTCTTTGCGTGAATGGTGCATAATAGTCAAAAGAGAGTGCAATGCTGCATCAATGCTGTTTGTAGAGACACTGACAGCTTAGCGTGCGCACCGCAGGTGCTATAAGAGTTGATTCTTGTGTGTGACAAAAATTGTATTTGTAACTTaaaaagtgtgcgttttcaattCCTTCCTTTTTAAGTTATCTGCCTATTCAGATAAGAAAAAATGGTGTTGGTAGTGAATATGAAACTACACTTTGTGCTACtagtgctccttcccctccaataCAGACAATTGATAGGCCTGCAATTGCCTCTTGGAGATTTTTTATCCCCACCCAGCCAACAGTGTCTAACGTTGAGAGTTActatgtcattttaaaaattgagagaataaattttaatctaatttaatGTGATTGTACAGTACAatataaatatccatttttaaatgtGTCGGGTAATGGCAATTAAATGGTTTCTCTCATCTTTCCTTCAGCAACCCCATCCTGAAGAGCATTTTATCTCCCTGCACCTATTTTTAGCTAATGCCAATCAAAACTACAATTTTTTCTTGCATTATATATTCCCCCTTTTTCccccatttgaaaatttttatatctcCCAAATGACAAGGTGACATGATTCCCTATCATGGAAATTGGACAGGAAATGAAGACAGTTTAGTCCTTGTCTATGCCTTTACTTTGTATTATTCATCGATCGTAAAGACACTGAAATGTACAAATCCACTTGGCTTGGAACCCACCTATGGTTCCCTGGTATTTTGTCTTGAGGGGATTAAAAGTTCTTCGGCAATGAGGCAAAATCTGTTGTCGAACTGTCTGTATATAGTGTCGTCTGTAGTGTGTGTAAAATTATGTATAAGCCACCAGCAGTTGTATTTGCAatgatttaattgtatttagaGTTTTGACCTCATTTCAATACATACATgagtatttcatttataaatagatATCCTGGGTGCGTAAAGCTTCAttgtaaagagagaaaaaaaatggatcagatctgtatttttattatttttttattgtaatatttaataGCGGCCCAAAAGCATGTGACTATGTGCAGTGTAAGTGTAGtttcatttgatgaaaatttgatttgaatCTTATTTAGATTCTGTGGCAATGCTTTCTGGGCAGAAGTGCTTTGAACATAGTTGATTCTGTATATCGTTATGAGAATTGAGCTATCAGAAACAGTACCATAATGACAAAATGCTTTGAGCATCAAAAATAAGTGTGCTATGAATGTTTAACTACTCTTTCTAACAGATTTGTATTGTTACAACTTGTAATGAAATATAAGCTGACCCATCATAACAAAGGTGGAATAAATCCAGTTTTTTCTCCACACATCTTATTGttgaagtattaaaatatttggcAATTCAATTTTGCATGGTCTAGAATTGATTTCCTTCTGCTAGAACATCTAATAGtggatttaaaattactttcatagCCATCATCAGCCAGTTCAAAAAATCTCTTCTCCCACTCGTAACATGAGTTTAATTTCGTTAAGGAGGCTGCCTTAGTCATTCCTATTATCATTCTTTCATTGCCCTCTGCTTTGGGAAGTACATTGCAGTAAGACAATTGTGTATATTTATGTCGTGCACAAATTACCTTCATTTATGTTGCATGCATGTGTATTCAAACATCTCAATGTGAAGTAAGATctggctttcccggcgaatatattctaaaaatgctattcggacttccagccgggtggtctctctccataaTAATGACCTCATATTGTCTTCATCAATTGCATCGGAGACTTCGGTACACTCAGCTTGCCTATCTTGAGTATAATTCACGCTGGTTCCTAAATAGTTAAGTGAGAGTGAATAGTTGGACCTTGCCTGAGTGCGAGAGAAGGTAAGTACTAAGTAAGAAGAAAAATGAAGCCAATTATTGTAAAGAGAGTTAGgtaaaacatttcaaaatcataaaatatgaattattcagtGCCCTACCATCCGGCTGAAAAACAGGAATTCCGCTAGGGGCTGGAAAAAGACAAATCTTTGGATCATCCTTCTCATAGGATGGCCCCCCTTCTCTTTGAGAACGGTAAGTTCAATTTCACTAGTGTTAGCCCACAACACCTTATTGACATCaggattttccatccttttccttcccaCTCATATCCCTACCCTTCCTCAGCAAGTGCCACAGTCTTGGATGTTTGTTTTGACTCTGTCTTTGAATTGTTTACTCTACAGGGTACTTCAagcccggaactagggcggggcacTCAAGGCACATGCCCTGGTCGACAGATTTCAGGAGGTGGCAAAATtcaaaaagtttatttaattttcctaattcaattatttaacattaagactaattattaattaaacaataatattattaaaacttcTAAAAAGCTAGCAATATGTAATTGCAAATACCACACCTCAAAAAATAGCGTAaagatgtattatattttaatggggAAGGGGACATAGCATACTCATATTTGCCCCCCTAGCAAAACTCCTACTTCTGCCCCTGGGGTACTTACTTGGTCTATGATAAGATCAGTTTCCTTTCTAATGGAAAATTGCTCATGCAAGGCTAATGTATAACAAGGGAAATTCAAGCACTTtgcattaaatgcttattaaaccATTCTTTCTTCCCAATAAGGAGGTCATGAACCCTTAGACCTCTTTGTTACATCCATGCATACATTCTCCTCAGAAGATTCAAAGAGTTTTTTTAGAATACATAATTCAATACCTACCAGAGATCTGATATTTTGAATGTCCTAGATCTAGtgcacatttacatttttttaacaactaaACTAAGAATTGCAGTTATGCCATAAAAATAACCTAGCAATGTCATAAAATGATAATGTGATCCCAATCAGCAGCAGATCTATGGGGGCATTACAGCCTCTATCATTGGATCGAAGTACGCattagataaaatcgaaatttttggaggtttcCACTTAGTACAAAAGTATTTACATAGTGATTTACCTatattcatgccctggatagtggtAATCTACCAAGGCAggactctaacccgcgaccttcagcttggcaggcgaggactctggcccgctgccaccgaggctgcactaaatagaatggtaattttgttcagacccccactactgctgggaggttaacaTCCACttagtccctatcctggatctgccaatGATCCCACACATCATTATGCGTTACCTGCAGAGGAGTGTTTGGTAAAGGGAGGAAAAATCTTCTGTAACTTTAAGTGTTTCTTTCATTATAACAATGAGTTTCAGTTGTAAGCCATCTTCTGCCACAAAAGTCTTGAACAAAACAGCTCATGGGTTGAATGAACATGCTCATGAAGCATGGTTTATGATGTAACTAATACCAaacaggaaatttttgaaaatagtttGTGAAAGAGCGAGAATAATAAGAGTGAGAGGCCATTTCTTACTCCACTTCGAGTATGGGTTCATCACAGAGAACATCATTTTTACATGTACTTCTTTTACTTGGTCTATATACTAGGTAACTTCAAACTTCCCTAGCTGCAGTCAGTACccatcatttaattaaataaggTTGATACATCCAAAACAAGTGGCTATATAGGTATATtacatgatggatattttgacaacattacttacaattagataaccTATTATATTCAAGATAAATAAAAGGCTTTAGCAAAGAATAGACTGAAAAAATCCAACAAGAAAAAGCcccttttatcattaaaattacttccAAGATGATTATGAAACATGCCCACACAAATCAGGGATCCGAGAATTggtgaaaatacataaatattcctAATATCTTGGGATGAGTTAAAGAAAAAGTTCCCAAAATTATTCTTGAAACTTCAAAGCTTTAAAGAGGATAGCACGTATTACACAGGTCCTAATGGTAGCTTGCTTCCATATTGCAGCACCATCCTGAAAATTGCCCTCTTcttaagttaattaattaatgtcaTGAAAGTAACAGTTCTTATTAAAAGATTGTACTGCTGGATTGCATCATTATCAAACTAAGCTAAATAGACAATAACTGGTTAactgcaacaaaaaaaataaatagtgaaaatgaatcatttagaaaatttatttctggcAAAGATAAATTAAGCTACCAGGAAAACTAAATAACATTCTAATACACCTTTGCCACtctgaaaaaattaacttaaaacaaATAAGCTAAATGCATAGCTGGATAAAAACCAATAGTTCCCAACATGGATTCCTCTTCGCTGCGTTCCAAACAATGTCCTCCAATTTCATACAGTATCATCACTGGTCTTCAAGGCACTTTACAGGTCTAGCTCAAGAATCATACCTGAACATCAGGAGAGCTATCATTAAACCACATTTCAACCCGAGACTGTATATCATCATGCTCTGAAGGAGATATGCCAGCAAGAGTAGTGACAATTTCTGATGGTGAATCAATGTTCATGTACTTCAATGCCGAAGCTGAGTCTTCAGGCATAATTTCCGAATCTCCACCTTCCAATTGCACATAATTGGGAGCACACGTTGAAGCATCACTAAAACTGGATATCAACTCATCTTCCTTTACCTCCTTGCTTTCTTCTCCATTACTGAGGCGTGATTTTGCACCATACGAGGAATCATTCAGCCAATTCCTCACCAATTCCTGGTTAGTctcttaaataaagaaaaaatcaaaagtaCACTTAAGTTAACGTGTCACAAGTCTAATACTGAGAATAGATCTCAGGTCATTTCactttatcttaaaataaaattgaactcaATTTTGTGGTAAGCTAgtgaatgaggaaaaaattttgttttccttttcttaaactctgattttttaattcacaatGCATTTTACCTCTTTGTGGTAAGAATCCATAACACTACAAAGTACTGGAAAGCAAAAACTTTTGtaaaaacaagaaattttaaGTCAGTCTCTAAGCAATGAACACCATACTCTCTATATCCAGTTAATTTCAGAGATTTGTTCACCTTCCCCGGAGATTTCTTTCATATGGTTCATTTTTATCCGATACGATTCAAATATGCCTTTATGTTAGTGGGAGGACAAGATATGAAGCTCAGGAAAGGATGATGGAACAACTAGCACGACATCAAGAAAGATTTTGAGAGACAATATCAATGGATTCAGGCTAAAACAGTGGAAAGTGTTTGTGAATGAAAATGCAAACGTACTATCTTTTATGTGCTTTCTTATCACTCAGCTACATTGCAAGGATTTTTCAATAATAAGGGCCACATGCATTTatctgacaaggagacatcgccaaagtgatgtttggTATCTGAATGCCGATgtcattttctgaaactatatacagtggaaccttgataaaacgacaccccacggtgcaccattgaacactcgctatagcgaattgtcgctttaccggaggtggtgcaaataatagccaatatacctcatattactcctttatttttattttctcgcttagacgtgtttggtgtttttttggccatggtgtgttccatcaaatgctttctattcatgcaactcatggacgtgcgggtatgctgacgactgctttctgccgcccgaggaacaaaagaagatcaaccattcgcgaatgctaatgccacaatattttcaccaaaattaactacttatttatcgaacgacagtttaccacataaatttgagactgagcactccattaacttcatttctaacagatcgctagcaattacagagattaaggagtcttgatgtaagtttttccggcggtgaaaccctcgctatggcgagagccaacaccaaaagtgcctcgtaaaaacgaaatttttagcatgcttattataggatcaattgacggtgcatcggctatctctcgtaatagcgggggtctcgctatagcccgtacttgcTTTAACGAGGTCCCACTGTACGTAGGTAAGGTGGAAAGtgtcatggctttcttccacataggcctgggtTCGCAAGATATTCGAATGTAAATATTTCACGCACAATGACTTCCTTCGATTAATCATCTCCATTCAGCAAGCGGCGTAGCCTAGTGGGTTAAGGCACGCAGTCGAAATTTTCGCTGCGTGCGTCCAGGGTTTGAGTCCCAGTggagtcatttttttctttcttattatgTTTTAAATCACTGCTACAACTCACCCCTATTTGTTTATGCCAGttactttgccattttttattttcatattagatTATGGATTTTAAATAGTACTCCTAATGGTGCCTTACCACGCAAACTTGAGGACATATATGTATAACTACGTGTGAATTTCCAGGTAATGTGCTCATCCTCGCCCCAGCCATTGTTCCCTCAGCctcttcatatatttatattcTCAACTTATTCTTCTCACCAAATTGACACAACCGGCTATCCGCATATTCATTTACCAACCCTAGCCAGGCTATGAcacattaacaaaaaaattgactCCACTGGGACTCAAACCCCGGATGCACGCAGAGAAAGTCTCAACTGCATGCCTTAACGCACTAGGCTACGCCGCTTACTGAATGGAGGTGATTAATCGAAGGAAGTCATTGTGCACGGATATCTCTCGAACCCAGGAAAAACACACAGGAGCGATATCAACCCAATACTCAAACTCGTTCCACACTCTCACATTTGTCTTTACTCAAATGGAAACAGCGATGCCTTTAGCGATGAAGCAACTCTCCGCTATAACTGGACGTCAATCGCCACCATGTGCACATATGGGGCACTGATAATCCCCACGAAACAATTGAGCATACAATTAATTCACCTAAGGTGAACGTTTTCTGTGCCATTTCAGTCAATGAAGGTTTTGGTCCTTTTTTCTTCGACGGTGCTAGTGTAACTGGGCAAAACTATCTGGAGATGTCATAAAATTGGCTGTTCCCTCAACATGAacaagaagaaaaaacaattcaTATTCCAGCAGGATGGAGAACCACCACATTGGAACTTATCTGTCCGTGACTATCTGAACGACAACTACCCAAGGCAATGGATCGGCCGATAGACAGCCGGTGACAATGCACTTCATCAATGGCCTCCAAGAAGCCCTGACCTCACCCCCTGTGATTTTGCCTATCAGGGTATGCTAAGGATATGGTGTTTTGAACACCTCTACCAGTAAGAATCAAAGATCTGAAACGAGAAATAACAGCAGCTTACCAAACTGTTACACGGATATGACTGAGAGTGTGGATTAAGTTTGAGTATCCGATGGATATCACTTGAGGGTCCGAAGGGGGTCATATTGAACAGTTGTGAACtctacaagaattgccatgagaaaaaattaccctggaccgggaatcgaaccatggacctttggctttccgggccactgtgcagaccaccacactatccaggttctttaattctcttGGCTTGGCTTATTCGAAGTCCTTACTCCCTTGTGTTGCCATCCTTAATGGactgcgagggcctaacacctagtaccatgagcgtcggtataattgccatgagaattaaagaacctggatagcatagtggtctgcacagtggcccggaaagcaaaAGGTCCACGGTTcaattcctggtccaggggaattttttctcatggcaattcctgTATATTTCaacaccgttcacgcggcaggattcaaaatattacacatttGCGAACTTGTTTCCAAGTGAAAAAAAGCTGTTTTAAATACTCTTCATAATGATGTATAACACAAGTTTCTATTATGTTTCTTcgattaaatacaaaattttaaagttttcgtattctttttgaatcaccttgtattgaaattaattgctgtAGACTAACCTTCACAAAGATAAAATTTAACTATTCATACAATACCAAATACAATGACagttgaaatcaatcgattcggctttaactttgtgaaaatgttgaaatgaaaaataaacaaccttggtaacttttcactggaaatttttttagTGGTACGACGCTTATTCAAAACGGAATATATAAACTTAAGTGCAATGATTGTGACGCAGTTTATGTCCGGGGCAGACAAGTAGGGACAGGGACATGGTAGTAGGCAGACGTTCCTGACAAGAACAGAGGAGCACAAAAGGTGTTTTCGCAAGGGGAATTTACAACAATCCCACTTTGCAAAGCACCTGTGGGAAGAGGGACCATCGTCTTCCTGAGAAACTCACCTCTCATTACCACTgcccttaacctctgtaatttaCCCCACTCCAAATCAACCCTTTCCACGGCCAACGAACCTTCCCTGCCTCTCCTAGCCTGAGCTTAGTCACGCAACCCAATCATTCCCTCACCCACTCTCCTACTCCACCCCGAATTTCCCCCCTGCATAACCCTTCACCCTTCCCCCCTGCTAGAATTTGGGCATTTATTGGATTATCTGAGTAATAAACACtacttgaaaatgacgcctcagcaTTGAAACGTGTcacaccaataaaaatttccaatgaaaagTTACCCAGGTTGTTACAATGACAGTGCCTAAAATACCAAACAATGATCATCAACAATGACTCAAGTGTAATTCACAAGCTAAGATAAAATACCATACAGTACCATCCCTTATTCAAGTCCATTAAATAAGCAAGTCATTATTTATTAGCATGAAGAATACAATAATACTAAGAAATATTAATAGGAAGCAATGTCACCTAGACTTATGAATGAAAATACATACTACCATCCCTTACATGTGACTGAATAGGtaacaatgataaaattttgattaaagaAAAAAGATGCAAGATCAATCTCTAGTAGAAGTATTTTTTAGAAATATCGAAATAATCAGAATTTACCTTTGATATAAGAGAGAGAATTCGGTTCTCCAGGATCAGCTGATGAAAAAGTTTCAACTGGAGCTCCTTCTGAATCC
Encoded proteins:
- the LOC124164117 gene encoding uncharacterized protein LOC124164117, translated to MYAHSKTLFKTNEGTSMNFAVLQSSYDANLVSSLIEWGGGSVVTTKKPISGAINLSCKKVPVGDQDVFNTSFIYASCLKNRLYDLSEFRFGRHRTDKDSEGAPVETFSSADPGEPNSLSYIKETNQELVRNWLNDSSYGAKSRLSNGEESKEVKEDELISSFSDASTCAPNYVQLEGGDSEIMPEDSASALKYMNIDSPSEIVTTLAGISPSEHDDIQSRVEMWFNDSSPDVQV